A single Cyclopterus lumpus isolate fCycLum1 chromosome 3, fCycLum1.pri, whole genome shotgun sequence DNA region contains:
- the irx3a gene encoding iroquois-class homeodomain protein IRX-3a: protein MSFPQLGYQYIRPIYPPERQGIASNARTGTELSPSGALSNVLSTMYGSPFAAAAQGYGAFLPYSNDISIFNQLGAQYELKDSPGVQHPGFAHHHPAFYPYGQYQFGDPSRPKNATRESTSTLKAWLSEHRKNPYPTKGEKIMLAIITKMTLTQVSTWFANARRRLKKENKMTWAPRNRTDEEGNVYGSDHEGEEGDKREDEEEIDLENIDTENIENKDDLDDQDDLHSDIKLDGRSDSEISDGYEDLQGPDQRFLKAVGKEGKDVERGGEHFHHHHHHHSSLDTKASQANGEPLKLNPVSVSSPPSENHPAPAQKPKIWSLAETATAPDNPRKSPQMNGSNSAGPAAQTIIAPHRLISSCPVGKIQNWTNRAFSAHQLALLNSNHYLGLANQATATGLALYSSRHTEDKSHSSETSVTGTCPRH, encoded by the exons ATGTCGTTCCCTCAGCTGGGATATCAGTACATCCGACCGATATACCCGCCGGAGCGCCAGGGGATCGCCAGCAATGCCCGGACCGGGACAGAGCTCAGTCCGTCCGGCGCACTCTCCAACGTCCTCTCCACTATGTATGGATCTCCTTTCGCCGCAGCAGCGCAGGGCTATGGAGCGTTTCTGCCCTACTCAAACGATATATCAATTTTCAATCAATTG GGTGCTCAGTATGAACTCAAAGACAGCCCCGGTGTCCAGCACCCAGGCTTTGCCCACCATCACCCTGCTTTTTATCCGTATGGCCAATATCAGTTCGGGGACCCATCCAGACCCAAAAACGCCACCAGGGAGAGCACCAGCACCCTGAAGGCCTGGCTCAGCGAGCACCGCAAGAACCCCTACCCGACCAAGGGCGAGAAGATCATGCTGGCCATCATCACCAAGATGACCCTCACCCAGGTGTCCACCTGGTTCGCCAACGCCAGGAGGAGGctaaagaaggagaacaagatgACCTGGGCCCCTCGGAACCGCACCGACGAAGAGGGAAATGTTTACGGCAGCGATcacgagggggaggagggggacaagagggaggacgaggaggagatcGACTTGGAGAACATCGACACGGAAAATATTGAGAACAAGGACGACTTGGACGACCAGGACGACCTGCATTCAGATATTAAACTAGACGGGAGGAGTGACTCTGAGATTTCGGACGGCTATGAGGATTTACAAGGGCCCGACCAGAGGTTTCTAAAGGCTGTGGGAAAAGAGGGCAAAGAcgtggagaggggaggagagcacttccaccaccaccaccatcaccactcTTCTTTGGACACCAAAGCGTCCCAGGCCAACGGCGAACCGCTCAAACTTAACCCGGTGTCCGTTAGCTCGCCGCCCTCAGAAAACCACCCTGCCCCAGCCCAAAAGCCAAAGATCTGGTCTTTGGCAGAGACGGCCACGGCCCCTGACAATCCGCGCAAGTCGCCACAAATGAACGGCAGCAACTCCGCAGGGCCCGCCGCCCAGACCATAATCGCCCCACATAGACTCATCTCTTCGTGTCCCGTTGGGAAAATCCAGAACTGGACGAACCGAGCCTTCTCGGCGCATCAGCTGGCTTTACTGAACTCAAATCATTATCTGGGACTGGCGAACCAGGCCACTGCCACCGGCCTGGCCCTCTACAGCAGCAGGCACACGGAGGACAAGAGTCATAGTTCAGAGACTTCAGTCACAGGTACATGTCCCCGACACTGA